The region CGCTGTTGTCCTTGAAAGCGCTGATCAGGGCCCACAGCAGAGGCACGGTGGACAGCAGGGCCCAGACGGCGAGCAGAGCGTGGGTCACGCCGGTGGCCAGGGGAGCGCCGGGGCGGGTGCGGTGGGGCGAAGTCGTCGTCGGGCCGGCCTCAGAACTCGATCGTTCGGCCAGGGGGGCAGTGGGGCGGGTGCGTTGGGGCGAAGTCGTCATCGGGCCGGCCTCAGAACTCGATCGTGGTCTTCTTGCGGGAGGTGCCGAAGGTGAGCGCCGTCATCAGCAGGCTCAGCAGGCTCAGCAGCACACCGATCGCGGTGGCGTAGCCGAAGTTGCCCTTCTGGAACGCGGACAGGTAGAGGTACTGGGACAGCACCATGGTGGAGTTGTCCGGTCCGCCGGAGGGGGCGAGAACCATGAACAAGGCGAACGCGTCGAGCGCGTGGATGCCCAGATATATCCAGGCGACCTGGACGGTCTCCCGCAGCAGCGGCAGGGTGATGCGGGTCAGTGTCTGGAACCGTCCGGCGCCGTCCAGTTCGGCGGCCTCGAAGATGTCCTTGGGAATGGACTGCATCGCGGCGCTGAACAGCACGACGTAGAACCCGACGCCGGCCCAGACCAGCACGCCGATCAGCGCCCACAGCGCGACGGTCGGGTCGCCGAGCCAGGAGTGCGCCAGCCCGCCCAGCCCGATTGCCTCCAGCCCCCCGTTGAGCAGCCCGATCTGAGGGTTGTAGATGAACTGCCAGAGAACCGCCGTGATCACCACGGGGAGGATGTGCGGAAGGAAGTAGACGCGGCTGTAGAAGGCCGAGCCGCGGACTCCCGCCACCTTGCCCCCCGAGCCGCCGACGTTGAGCATGGCGGCGAAGAACAGTCCGAGCGCGATCGTGACCAGCGGCACCACCACCAGAAGCAACCCGTTGTGAGCCAAGGCCCGCCAGAATTCCGGGTCCTGAAGCAGGCGCTGGAAGTTGTCGAACCCGACGAAGGGCTTGTCTGCGGTGAACCCCGACCAGCTGGTCAGCGAGATCTGGAACGCCTGCGCGTAGGGGGAGACCACCAGCACCGCGTACAGGGTGAGCGGCAGTGCCAGGAAGAGAAGGATGATGCGGGTTTTTCCGTGGTTCACAAACGACTCCGGAAGTAGGGAGACGGGATCTGCCGCCCCAACCTCGTGAGGGCGGCAGATCGGATCCGGCTAGCGCTTGAACTTCGTGATGGAGGAGTCGGCGGCGACGGCGTCGGCCTTGGCCTGCATCTTGGAGAGGAAGACGGCCGCGTCGGTGCGCCCGGCGAGCAGGTTGGCTATCTCGGTCTTCAACGTGGTGGCCAGGTCGGCGTACCAGCTGGGGAACAGGTAGGAGAACAGGTCGTCCCCGGCCGCGTCGATGGCCTTCGTCACCGATCCCAGCGCGGTGGAACCGAAGTCCTCCTCGCCCGTTGCCCCCTTGACGACGGTGAGGGCATGGGTCGTCTTCGTGAAGTTGACCGCTGCCTCCTTGGAGAGCATCGTCCGCAGGTACTCCTTGCCGCCACGGACGTTCTTGGCCTTGGCGGGCACGACGTAGATCTCCCCGGCGACGGCGTGCAGCGCGGTCTGCGGCAGGCTGCCGGTCTTCGAGAGCGGGGGGACCGTGCCGAAGACCATGTCGAACCCGTCCGGGGTGATCGCCTTCATCTCGTTCTCGATGAACGATCCGGAGTGGTACAGCGCGGCCTTGCCCTGCACCCACGCGGTCTGCGCCTGGGTGTGGTCCAGTCCCTCGCTGCCCTTGAGGAAGTACCCGGACGAGGCCAGCGAGGCGATTGCCTCGGCGGCGGCCTTCACCGGCTCGGCCTGCCACGCCTTGGCTTCCAGATTGTCGATCGCCTTGATCACGTCGACCCCGCCCTGCTTCGCCGCGAGCGCCATCAGCGGGCTGAAGAAGTAGTCGGGCGCCGTCGTGCCGCCGTACGCGAACGGTGCGATGCCCGCCTTCTTGATCTTGGCGGCCAGCGCGGTCAGGCCGTCCCAGGTGGTCGGCCAGGTCCACCCGTGCTTGTCGAGCAGTGTCTTGGAGTACCAGAAGCCGCTGACGGTGAAGACGTACGGAAGACCCATCACCTTGCCGTCGAACGTGGCGGGGTCCAGCGCGCCCGACAGGAGGGTGTCCTCGACCGTGGTGTCCGGGTCGTCGGCCGAGGGGGCCTTCAGCAGGTCGGACAGGTTGGCCAGCTGACCGTCGGCAACCAGCGTGCCCAACACCATCTTCTTGGCACCACTGTTGTCGACGACGTCCGGCGGGTCGCCGGCGACGAACCGCGGCTGCAGTTCGGTCCCGATCTCGGTGATGCCGGAGTGGCTGACCTTCGCCTTCGGGAACTTCTTGGCGTACAGCTTCTCGTCGAACTTGGCGTAGTCGTCGCTGTAGCCGCCCTTGAAGACGACGACGTCCAGCGCGGCGTCCTCAGCGACGCCGAACGGGTTGGCGGCGGTGACCTTGCCTTCAGCCGCAGTGCCGCTGTCGCCGCTGGAGCCGGCGCACGCGGCCAGCAGGCCGGCGGCGGGCACGGCGAGAGCGACGGCCGCTGTGGATCTCAGCAGGGCCCGCCGTGAGAAGGACGGGGGGAGGGTGTTCATTGGTGCCTCTCCTTGATTGCGATGGGGACGGTGCTGCGATGGGGTCGGCGCCGGACAGGCCGGGTCAGGCCAGCAGCGCGAGTTGGTCGCCGCGGATGAGCCCGTGCAGGGGCTGGTCGGCGGCGAGGCGTTCGATCTCGGCGACGGCGAACTCGCCGAGCCGACGTATCTCGGTGCCCATCGCCCCGGCCACATGTGGCGTGACCGTGACGTTGGGCAGTGCCAGCAGCGGGTGGCCGGCGGGCAGGGGTTCGGGGTCGGTGACATCCAGCACGGCGTCGATCCGGCCGGTGGCGCAGTGTTGGAGCAGCGCCTCGGTGTCGATCAGCTGTCCGCGCGCGGTATTGATCAGGACGGCGCCGTCACGCAGCAGAGCGAGACGGCGGTCGTCGAGCAGGTGGTGGGTCTCGGGCAGGGCCGGTGCGTGCAGGCTGACCACGTCGCTGCGGCGCAGCAGGTCGTCAAGCTCGACCAGTTGCACCTGTCCGGCCGGAAGCAGCTCGGCCGCCGCGCGCGCCTCCAGGGTCGGGTCGCTGACCAGCAGCTGGAAGCCGTGCGGGGCGAGCAGCTCCAGAACCAGACGACCGGTCCGGGAGGCGCCGACGACCCCGACGACCCGTTCGTGGTTGCCGGTGTCGTCGGCGAGCTTGTTCTTGTAGTGGCCCCGCGAGTACGCGTCGGCCAGTCGGAAGGCGCGCTTGCCCGCGAGCAGGATCGCGCTGACGGTGTATTGCGCGACCGGGAAGGCGTTGGCGGAAACCGCCGAGGAAACGAGGATTCCTCGCTCCCAGACCTCGGGCGTGAGGTGGTGCTTGACCGACCCCGCGGCGTGCACGATCGCGCGCAGCCGGAGTGCGGCGTCGAGGACGTCGCGGTCGACGAGGGGACAGCCCCAGCCGGTGAGGAGCACGTCGATGTCCGACAGGCGCTCGCCGGCGGCCGGATCGGTGAAGTCGGTGATGACGTCGGGCTGTACGGCCGCGCTCTCTTCCAGCCGGGCGACGAGCGCCTCGGTGAGGGCGAGTGCGGCGACCTCAGGCTGCATCGCGATCGCGACGGTCATGCGGCGGCTCACCGGTTCACTGCTCCTTGGGAAAGGTGGTTGCTCCTGTGTGTGCAACCGGTTTCATATTTGGGCGTCGTCAAGGTAGAGGCCGTCGAGACGCTGCGTCAAGAGACGGCGGTGAGGAGACGATTTCGCCATGAAAATCGGCTAAGAGTTGGGAACGATGACGGTCGGAGAGATTGCCTCTCATGATGAAACCGGTTTACCGTCCCCGCCAACTGACCTGCCCCAGCTACCGGGGGGAGCTGGCCCACCGTCCACCGCGGACGTCTGCGTCCGCCTGACCACACCCCGCACGGGGTGCGGAGGGGATCCCCGATGCTCACTCGCCGACAGTTGCTGCAAGTCGCCAGCGCCACAGCCGGCATCACCCTGGGCCTGGCCGCGACCGGTGCGCCGCCGGCCTTCGCCGCCGATGAGTACGACACCCTGCGCCTGCGCTGGATCGACAAGACCCTGCTGGGTACCGGCTACGACTCCTCGGACGAGCCGTTCGCCACCCTCCTCGCCCTCATCGGCAGCACCGCGACCGGCTTCCTGACTGACATGAACCCGACCAGTGCGTCGCTCTGGGACGACCTGCCGGTCGGCAGCGTCAGCGGCAACGTCACCTCCAGCTATGCGCGCCTGAAGTGGATGGCTCAGGCGTGGGCCTTCGACGGCACCGGGCTGACCGGGGACGCCGATCTCCTCTCCGGCCTCCTGACCGGCCTGGACTGGATGTACGCCAACGCCTACACCCCGACGACCACCACCTACGACAACTGGTGGGACTGGCAGATCGGCGCACCGCGCCTCTCGCTGGACATCTCCTGCCTGGTGTACGCCGAGCTCAGCAGCGGCCAACTCGCCAATTACTGCGCGGCGGTCGACACCTTCGTGCCGGATTCGGCGGTCTCCTCCTACAGCGGGGTCAGCACCGGAGCGAACCGGGTCGACCTGTGCCGCGTACTCATCCTGCGCGGCGTCCTCGCCAAGAGCTCAGCGAAGATCACCACCGGGGTCACCGGACTCTCACCGGTGTTCCCGCTGGTCAGCAGCGGCGACGGGTTCTACGCCGACGGCTCGTTCATCCAGCACACCACCGTGCCCTACACCGGGTCCTACGGCTCCGTTCTGATCAGCGGACTGGCCGGCCTGCTGTCGCTGCTGGCGGGATCGAGCTGGGAGGTGACCGACGGCAACCGGCAGCTCCTCTTCGACGCCGTCACCGACGCCTTCGCCCCGTTCCTGTTCAACGGGCTGATGATGGACGGCGTGTCCGGGCGGGCGATCAGCCGCGGCGTCAAGGTCGTCGACAATCCGCTGGGGATTCAGCAGGACGACCATGTTCGCGGCCATCTCATCATCGGAAGCATCCTGATGCTGGCGGACGCCGCCTCGGACACCGAGGCCGCCACGTGGAACGCGATGGCCAGAGGCTGGCTGGAGCGCGACTACTGGGCCCCGCTGCTCGAGGACTCGGACCAGACGCTTCCCGTCCTGGCGCTCGGCAAGTCCGTTCTCGAGGACACCTCGATCACCCCGACCGCCGAACCGGTCGCCGCCCGGGTCTTCGGCAGCATGGACCGCGCCACCCACCGACGCGGCTCCTGGGCCCTCGCCGTCTCCATGTGCTCAGGTCGGACCGCGTTCTACGAGTGCATCAACGGCGAGAACCTGCACGGCTGGCACACCAGCTCCGGAATGACCTACTGGTGGGGCGA is a window of Streptomyces mirabilis DNA encoding:
- a CDS encoding carbohydrate ABC transporter permease; this encodes MNHGKTRIILLFLALPLTLYAVLVVSPYAQAFQISLTSWSGFTADKPFVGFDNFQRLLQDPEFWRALAHNGLLLVVVPLVTIALGLFFAAMLNVGGSGGKVAGVRGSAFYSRVYFLPHILPVVITAVLWQFIYNPQIGLLNGGLEAIGLGGLAHSWLGDPTVALWALIGVLVWAGVGFYVVLFSAAMQSIPKDIFEAAELDGAGRFQTLTRITLPLLRETVQVAWIYLGIHALDAFALFMVLAPSGGPDNSTMVLSQYLYLSAFQKGNFGYATAIGVLLSLLSLLMTALTFGTSRKKTTIEF
- the ngcE gene encoding N-acetylglucosamine/diacetylchitobiose ABC transporter substrate-binding protein, translated to MNTLPPSFSRRALLRSTAAVALAVPAAGLLAACAGSSGDSGTAAEGKVTAANPFGVAEDAALDVVVFKGGYSDDYAKFDEKLYAKKFPKAKVSHSGITEIGTELQPRFVAGDPPDVVDNSGAKKMVLGTLVADGQLANLSDLLKAPSADDPDTTVEDTLLSGALDPATFDGKVMGLPYVFTVSGFWYSKTLLDKHGWTWPTTWDGLTALAAKIKKAGIAPFAYGGTTAPDYFFSPLMALAAKQGGVDVIKAIDNLEAKAWQAEPVKAAAEAIASLASSGYFLKGSEGLDHTQAQTAWVQGKAALYHSGSFIENEMKAITPDGFDMVFGTVPPLSKTGSLPQTALHAVAGEIYVVPAKAKNVRGGKEYLRTMLSKEAAVNFTKTTHALTVVKGATGEEDFGSTALGSVTKAIDAAGDDLFSYLFPSWYADLATTLKTEIANLLAGRTDAAVFLSKMQAKADAVAADSSITKFKR
- a CDS encoding hydroxyacid dehydrogenase — encoded protein: MSRRMTVAIAMQPEVAALALTEALVARLEESAAVQPDVITDFTDPAAGERLSDIDVLLTGWGCPLVDRDVLDAALRLRAIVHAAGSVKHHLTPEVWERGILVSSAVSANAFPVAQYTVSAILLAGKRAFRLADAYSRGHYKNKLADDTGNHERVVGVVGASRTGRLVLELLAPHGFQLLVSDPTLEARAAAELLPAGQVQLVELDDLLRRSDVVSLHAPALPETHHLLDDRRLALLRDGAVLINTARGQLIDTEALLQHCATGRIDAVLDVTDPEPLPAGHPLLALPNVTVTPHVAGAMGTEIRRLGEFAVAEIERLAADQPLHGLIRGDQLALLA